AGATGGGATTCTTCTGGAGACCATGGACCGCCCGTGGACACACCACTGCAATGTGCTCCCCATCCGTGCAGGCTCGCATCGGATTCTATGATCAGATCCGGTTGGGGACCCACGATCGCTCTGCCATTCCACACtgacaggttgtggatccaccatctCATCTCGTCCGTCGTCTCGGCATCTAATGAGACCAAATCTGCGTAAGAGGCCCCCGACCGAAGGTGAGCAATTTTGAGGCGCTGCAACGCACGATAATGGAGGGGGGCTGGGAAAATGGCCTGTATTGAGGAGGCCAGAAGTCCGATTATCCTTGCCAAATGCCGCAACGACATCTGAGGTAGGCGTAGAGCATGcttcaactccttgcggatagcCTTGACTTTCGAGAGTGGAAGACTGAGGGATAATTCTTCCGAGTTCACCTGGAAACCCAAGAACTCTATGGATCTGGAGGGGGTCAAACAGGATTTCTCCTGGTTGACAATGAACCCCAAGTCGGAAACGAGCGTCACCGTCAAGTGGAGGTGTCTCAACAAGAGAGCCCGTGATTGGGCCATGATCAAGATATCGTCCAGGTAGACGATCAGACgaacacctctgctgcgaagccaagccaccactgggcgcatgatcttggtaaagcaccagggggcggaggaCAGGCCGAACGGAAGGCAGGTGAAGCGCCAGGCCTGACCGTTCCACAGGAACCGCAGCAGGTCTCTTGAAGAGGGGGACACTGGGACCGTGAGATAGGCGTCTTGGAGATCTATCTTGGCCAACCAATCGCCTGGAAGGAGCagatccctcaaaagatggatgccctccatcttgaaatgtcggtATTGTACAAAATTGTTCAGGGCTTTCAAATTGATCACCGGGCGCATCTGGCCCCCTTTCTTTTGCACCAGGAAAATACTGCTGATGACACCCCCACGATTCTCCGGTGCGCGTTCGATCGcgcctttctgcagaagatccgaCAATTCCCTCTGAAATTGGGACCGTGCCGCATAGGACAGTGGTACCGTAGGGGGGGCTGGGATGGAGCTCGGATCGGCAATCAGATCTAttgtgaacccctgcacagtagaaaggacccattggtctgaggttatgcctgaccacacatgagaaaagaatcggagtctgcccccgactaaATGGTCTAAAAAAGGAGGGGGACGAAGAACATAACTTACCGAATGGTCGACGGGAGCCTGGATTCCCTCGGAAACCTCGTGACCTGAAGGGAGCGCCTCGTGAGGGAAAAAAGGACGGCTGATGTCTCTGATCCTGGAGGGATGCTCTATAATTAAAGGAGCCTCTGCCGGAACCTCTGGCATGAAagttggaacggccggacagtcggcccctagCACTGCCGGCCCTGTTGGAAAAACGCCCTTGAAAGACTCGACGCATCGAAGTCTGGGCTTTATCAAGAGCCGTAAAAGCTCCTACATATTTCCCTAGCTCTTTAATAAAAGAGTCGCCAAAGAGCAACCCCTGGGCGTCCTTGCCCGCTTCAGTCAATGCTAAGTTCGAGAGATTTGGCTCGATCTTAATTAGTATTGCCTTCCGCCTTTCAATGGCGAGCGAGGTATTGGTATTACCCGCTACGCATATGGCTCGCTGGGCCCAACCTCTCAATTCTATAGGGTCTACCTGGCTACCTGCCGCGATAGCGGACTCAGCCAAATCGAAAATCTTTGCTAAAGGACCTGTAATGTCCAGTAGCTTGTCTTGGACAGCCTTCAAGGCCGCGTCTAGCCCTTTACGGGGGTTAAACCCCGTCTTCGCCAGAAACTGGACCATCTTTGGATCCACTGATGGCGTCTCGCACACTTTGTGTGGTATTAAAGGACGAGGGCACTCCGCCCGCAACTTATTACGCGATTCCTTACTAAGCGGATTGCGTATGCGAGCCTCCATATACTGCGCCACATGTGTGGCGGGCATCCATTCCGCGGAGCGGGGATGATGCAGCTCCTCGGGGTTAAACAGCGGTTCCCCAGACGGATCCAATAAGAGATCCTCTGCTGATCCCTGTTGTAGTAACGGGGCTTCCGGGTCTAGATTACGAACCGGATCCACAGCAATATCCGCCAAATCGTCCTCCACCTCATCCGTCAATTCATAGACGTTGTCATGagtctcctcctctgactccct
This portion of the Bufo gargarizans isolate SCDJY-AF-19 chromosome 1, ASM1485885v1, whole genome shotgun sequence genome encodes:
- the LOC122924345 gene encoding uncharacterized protein LOC122924345; the encoded protein is MPEVPAEAPLIIEHPSRIRDISRPFFPHEALPSGHEVSEGIQAPVDHSVSYVLRPPPFLDHLVGGRLRFFSHVWSGITSDQWVLSTVQGFTIDLIADPSSIPAPPTVPLSYAARSQFQRELSDLLQKGAIERAPENRGGVISSIFLVQKNNFVQYRHFKMEGIHLLRDLLLPGDWLAKIDLQDAYLTVPVSPSSRDLLRFLWNGQAWRFTCLPFGLSSAPWCFTKIMRPVVAWLRSRGVRLIVYLDDILIMAQSRALLLRHLHLTVTLVSDLGFIVNQEKSCLTPSRSIEFLGFQVNSEELSLSLPLSKVKAIRKELKHALRLPQMSLRHLARIIGLLASSIQAIFPAPLHYRALQRLKIAHLRSGASYADLVSLDAETTDEMRWWIHNLSVWNGRAIVGPQPDLIIESDASLHGWGAHCSGVSTGGPWSPEESHLHINALELLAGSFAIRSFANGVVSSAIRLRMDNISAVRYVNCMGGTRSVVLTHLAKDFWEFCLDRNISVVAEYLPGLHNTLADWSSRYISDSSDWKLDETVFSAISSLWGPFAVDLFASRLNTQLPRFFSWRPDPLAEAVDALLQHWGGALMYAFPPFALIPRVLLQVRQQLANLVLIVPFWRTQSLVSLLQGPAGEVHPLLQNGSLRLLACKISGVQEEALDFQEQLGSYWTALGRPGRDGLIEPPGVLGLAG